The genomic region TAGACCGCCAAGGAGACGCAGCGATCATTAGCGTGGATCACCCAGAGCTCTTCACTGACAAGTACGTGTTTAGGCTAGCGAGGGAGATGCCGCCGCCCACGTCGACGATATATGTTATCGGTTACCCGTCGGAATTGCTGCAAGTGTTGAATAACGACTTACACGCTCTAAGCGAGCACCCAAGAGTCCTCGAGACACACTTGACATGGACTGCTAGCGGCCTCATAGAGCTCGGCGGCATAACCGATGCTGGCAACTCTGGCGGGCCCGTAACCGATGCCGCAGGCAATGTTATCGGGCTGGTATCGTTCGCTTTGCGGGGCCCTGCTGGCACGCTGTATTTTGCTACTAGTGTTAGGAACTTGAAGGAGCTGGCGCAGCAGCACAACATAGCGTATGAAGAGGGCTCCGCTGGGATCATTGGCGCTATGAACGAGAATCCTGCTGTTGCTGGCGCTATCGCTGGCGCTGGTGCCTCACTCGTCACAGACATTGCGATTCTTTTGGTGGGTGTCGCGATAGGCACGGGTGTTTTACACGCGCGTAGAAGGGGTGGTAGGAGATGAGGCACCTCATACTATTATTAATATTATTAGTTCTGCCCGTGTTGGCTATCAGCGCTAGTGCATCAATCTATATCGATCTCCAGGACGCGTACCATGTGCGCAACATATCGATCGTGGATCACCCCGTGTGGAGCGATGACCCGAACGGCGGGCTAGGGATAGGCATCAATGGCAGGGTGTATACGAGGTTTAGCCACAAGGTGTATGCGCCGATATCTCATATCGTCAATATTCTTGACATGGGGCGGCCAGACCCAGACTTTCCTGAGGGCTACGAGGGGCTCTGGCTCCTGCAGGGCGGTGCATGGGGCTCGGCGAGCAACGGTAAGTGCTGGTGGGCTAGGCTCCGCTTCCAGAGAGTCGACCCCATACACGTGCTGAACATAACGGTGGAGAGCATACAGGAGATAGGTGTATCAATAACGTATGCGGCGTACGCTATACTGGACTACGGTTTTGAGCCAGAGCCGCTCAGCACGCCTATAGTCGAGCTCAGGGTCGCAGGGCAAGACATAACGCTGATAAGCTCGGTGGGGGAAGTGACGAGCGCGACAATGTTGTTGTGCGGCACGCCAGGAACACAGATAGCGTTCGAGTACGATTACAGACCAGACTACTGGAGCACCCGCCACATAATATATACGGGCTCATTGACTCTGCCAGGCACACCGCCAAGCAATACAACACCGCCAGGCAATGACAACAGCACAACAACTACACAGCCACCGAGCAATGACGACAGCGACAATAGCAATAATACCACGACATCCACGCCGCCAAGCAACACAACAACTACTACACCGAGCACCACTACGCAGCAAAACAGTAGCAACAGCTGGCAGAAGAAGCTCAGCGACGCGCTCGGCAGCATAAGCAGCGTGGTCAATAGATCCAGTACCGCGGTGTTACCGCTGCTAGTGGTTGCTACTCTCGCTGTAACACTAATACTAGTACTGGGTAGGAGGGGATGAGCCAAGGCATCCTAGGATACCCTGTGCTCAACTACCTTTTTTACAGCCTGATCTTCCTGGTCTGGGTCTTCATAATTCTTGTTCTAAGGGATCTCTTCAGCAGGGGCAGGGAGGAGAAGCTGAGGCAGAGGATCAGGGAACTCGAGGAGGAGCTTGCTAGGACTAGGAGGGAGGCCAGGGAGGAGGTCGAGCAGGTAAGGCAGCACTATGAGACATTGCTGAAGGAGGCTGCGATAAGGAACACCATTATGGCGAGCCTCTACAATGCGTGGAGGAGCGGGGAGCTGAAGAAGTGCTACGGGAACAAGGGGGAGCTGAGAGTCCTGGCGGACGGTACCGTTATCTGCGAGCTTCCTGAGAAGGAGAAGAGCTACGCCATACCAGTCGATAATGAGCAGGAAGGAGGAAAGAGGGGGAGGAGGAGTGCCGCAACCAGGTCTAAGTGAGGAGGTCCTGCGCCAGATCCTGCAATACCTGTGGCAGAGGCATCTACAAGCGGAGCAGACATACCTGTACTACATAATGTTCGCGCCAATAATTGCAGTGATGTTCTACATTATATTGTGGACCAGGCACCGCGCCCATGCGCCGAGCCTCCTCGACGCGCTAGCATTCTTCTTCATGCCTAGGGGCCCAGAGCGCATGCTAGTGCTAAAGGACCTTATGGGCAACCACTTGATGTTCTACGATTACAGGGTTGTCAAGGGGCGGGACGGCTACATAGTCCAGGCTGGACCATACCTGCTGAAGACAAAGGAGGATCCAGAGGCCTACGCCGAGCCAGTCTCGCTAATCGATGCCCGAGGACCGCCAGGGGTGCCGTCTCCTTTCGGACTCTTCGTGAGGCAACTAATCAGCATGTATGTGATGCTGGCGCTAATAGCTCTGGCTTTCAGCAACACGTTCTGGGTGACGCACAACGTCTACATCAAGGTAATGAATGTAGCATATACGAGCGTAGATCTCGCAGCATTCGCGGCACTAATCCTAGGAATAGCGTGGATGATAGCGGTCATCTGGCGGGCACTTACGCCTCAGACCCTGCTCATAACGCTCTCGGCGATAGGCGTGAGCGAGGGCTACGTCGAGGCCAGCCCAGGTCTAGATGTGTATAGCTCGTATCCGCCGACTAAGCTCCTCAGGCTCATAAACAGGGAGCCTAGGATAGTGGTCTCCGACAATGTTAAGCAGATAGTCGATAGGATAGAGGAGGAGACAGGCGACAAGACTCTCGCAGCCTCGCTGCTAGCACTACTAGGCCAAGTATACGATACATGGCGTAGATCTCTGGGCATACTGCTGCAGGACCGCTACGACATAAGCGTGGCCGCCAGGGCCAGGTATCAGCTCTCCACCGAGAAGCTTAGGCCTAGCTGGATCCAGAGAAACGCTGGCATCCTAGCACTACTGGCTTTGTTCCTAGTAGCGATAATGCTGATAATCTGGCTCCATCCAACAGTGCACCATGTAGCGGCAAACACTACTGCAACGACCACAATAGCTACCCCTGCGCAGCCTCCGCCGCCACCTAGCCATGCGTCAACACCAGCACCTAGGCCTGCCACTCCTCCACCGCCACCATCCAATGCCACGAATGTGAAGGCTGCTCCGTTCGTTATGTATCCCTCTGGCCTGGTTGAGTGTCTTCCCAACGGATCATGTGTAGAGTATCCGCCAGGGACGAGGCGATAGCATGCAGCAGCTAGCTTACATAGTGATAGCAGCTGCGATGGTCAGTGTGGCCTACGTCTTTGCAAAGATCTTTGAGCGGGCGGGGTTCACCAAGGCGCTGCTAGCTATCAGCGTGCTGATAGACTTCTACTTGATAATACTCTGGATCCTGGGCGTGGATAGACCGCTATACCTCGTATGCACGAGGATAGGCTGCTTCACGGTCACCGCGCTAATGCTCTTCCTGCCAATAAAGCTACTATTCACAATATACCTAGTGTTGAGGCAAGAGATGCTGAAGAGAGTGCTTGGCTAATCATTGCATAGAATCATATTAAGCCCTAGATCTCTTTTCCGCACCCATTTCTTAAGCAATGAGCGGCGGTAATCATTGAAGCCATCTACGCGTGTATTCCTACTAGGCTTGGCAACAGGCTTCCTTATAGCAATGTTCGCTCTAGTACCGATAATCTTCAAGGCCTTTGACGCTAAGAATGCTGTAGATAATGTTGCAGAGGAGATAAGGATTAATCCCAAGCAGGCATACATAGATGCACTAAATCTTGCAGAGAAATGTGAGGACGTGGGGAAAACAGCATCGCTTACGGCATCGGCGCTGATGATACTAGCACTTATAGCGGCAGTAATTGCCAGATTGCCATCAGAACATGGCTAAGCAAGGCATCTTTTCTTAGTTTTCATGCCATATTCTTTCTTCCTTGAGTAGCTTCACCAGAGACTAGGACCAGGTAACACACTGCCATAGCCTCGTACTACGGAGAGAATAGGATACTCTACTCTGGGGAAGTAAGAGTGAGCAGTGCTACATTTTATCGCGTACCTGTAAGGGCTGTATGGGAGCTGGATGTGGGGCGCAAGCTCCGCGCCGACTTAGCCACTATCTACCGTTACTTGTTGTGTATAAAAGAAGCAGGGGGTAAGGCGAATCTAACAGGTCTGCAGAAGTGCGGAGGAGGCTCAATGACTACTGTCAGTAAATACGTAGAGATCATGAAGGCTAAGGGGCTCATAGAGGAGGAAGAAGGGGGGAGAGAAAGGGTGTTCAAGCTGACGCGGAAGGGAGAGGACTATCTCTTCTTGTTTGCTCGACTACTTGCATTGATAGGAGAGCAGCCCTAGCCCACTCGGTTCTCAGCTTCTCGATATACTCTTTATATGCCTCGAGGTACCTCCTAGCCAGCTCCCTCAAGTGCTTGGTATAGTGCTTTACCATGATCTCGCCGACTTTGCCCTGCAGGAGCTTTATCTCGTTCTCGCTCATGAATGGACCAAGTATTGCTGCATGTGACTTCCTGTGAATGCTCACATGCAGGCCATGCCTATCCCTCGCATCCTTGACTAGGTTCATGCCTATGCTAAGTCTATGTCTGTGGACCTCTTCTATCATTTCGGCTAGATCGTTAGGAATAATCGTCACCCATGCCTTCTTGCTCCGCCTGTCGAAACCCAGCTCAACAATGACTGCACCATCCTCGAGGATCTTTCTCAGCCTAGGATAGTTCTGTAGCAGGTACACTATCTCTGGCTCTCTTAGCCCTGTAAAGAAGGCTGTTAGCGCTGCAAGCTTAGTTGTGTATGCAGCCCCGCTCTTCACTATTCTTTCTACCTCATTGAGGGCCTTCTCTATTATTGACTTATCTAACTCGTATTCTAGGAGCTTCACCTTTGTCGGCTTGGGAGCGAGTTTTCTTAGCTGCTTCAAGTAGGAGTCGAGTACCTCGGCGTGCTCCCTCATACCCATTAGTGCTAGATAGTCTCTCAGCGCCGCGAGGCCTAGGAGGAGGTGGCGTGCCTGCTTGTATGTTAGTTTAGATATATAGGTAGGGTTTGTTAGGGCTTGCTGGCCATGTCTCCTAATATAGTTGTAGTTGTGCCTAGCGGTCTCTTTTCTATATCTAGAGTGCACGTATTCTCTGAACCCCTCGAGGAGGCTTGGCAGCCTCTTAGCGATGTCTAGAAGGAGGCTTACGCTTGGAGTAGCGTTCTCAGCCATAGTCAAATGCTGGTATATGACTTGCGGGGTCTTATTCATTTGACTAGTCAAATTGGCTGTCAAATAGGGTGTCACATGTTTGGGGTCCGCGAGGCCCCGCAGCTCCCCCAAGCTGGGATCGGGCCGCCTCATATATTCCCTCGTTGATCCAAAACTCCTAGCTGTTTCCCATATCCTTTACAACTCGCCATACTGTTCTTATGACAGCATTACGTCGTAACAATTACTCATAGGCAGACCAGGCTTACATATTGTTAAACCCGGATAGGGAAGAAGTACTAATTTGGATTTGAACCGGCTCCGCGATGCAGGGTTTCTTCATCTACGATCGAAATCAGTTCGTGGTCCTCTCTTCACGGCCATTATTTAATACCTTATCACATGTAGCCTGTCAGGCTTATTCCGGG from Pyrofollis japonicus harbors:
- a CDS encoding mediator of RNA polymerase II transcription subunit 21, which encodes MSQGILGYPVLNYLFYSLIFLVWVFIILVLRDLFSRGREEKLRQRIRELEEELARTRREAREEVEQVRQHYETLLKEAAIRNTIMASLYNAWRSGELKKCYGNKGELRVLADGTVICELPEKEKSYAIPVDNEQEGGKRGRRSAATRSK
- a CDS encoding integrase — encoded protein: MRRPDPSLGELRGLADPKHVTPYLTANLTSQMNKTPQVIYQHLTMAENATPSVSLLLDIAKRLPSLLEGFREYVHSRYRKETARHNYNYIRRHGQQALTNPTYISKLTYKQARHLLLGLAALRDYLALMGMREHAEVLDSYLKQLRKLAPKPTKVKLLEYELDKSIIEKALNEVERIVKSGAAYTTKLAALTAFFTGLREPEIVYLLQNYPRLRKILEDGAVIVELGFDRRSKKAWVTIIPNDLAEMIEEVHRHRLSIGMNLVKDARDRHGLHVSIHRKSHAAILGPFMSENEIKLLQGKVGEIMVKHYTKHLRELARRYLEAYKEYIEKLRTEWARAALLSMQVVEQTRRDSPLPSASA